The genomic interval GGCACAGATGTCGGCGACTTTGGCACGGAGGTTTGCCTTTTCTTGCTCATAAGCCTCCGATAAGGTAACGTCGATGATAGCCGCAATCTCTGCCATTTCCTTTTCCTTGAAGCCGCGGGTGGTGCAAGCCGGTGTACCGATGCGGATACCGCTAGTGACAAACGGGGATTCGGGATCGAAAGGAATGGCATTCTTGTTAACGGTAATGCCGATATCGTCAAGACGATGCTCTGCTTCTTTCCCCGTCACCCGCCGAGAGCGTACATCCACCAGCATCAGGTGGTTATCCGTGCCGCCGGAAACCAGGTTAAGGCCTTTGTTCATTAAGTTCTCCGCCAGGGCTTTGGCATTCTTCACCACTTGCTCCATATAAGTCTTGAACTCAGGACTTAACGCTTCTTTAAAAGCAACGGCTTTCGCCGCGATTACGTGCATTAAGGGGCCTCCCTGCAGTCCGGGGAAAATCGCCTTGTCAATAGCCTTGGCATGTTCCTCTTTGCAAAGGATGAGGCCACCCCTGGGTCCCCGCAAGGTTTTGTGGGTGGTGGAAGTCACAAAATCCGCATAAGGAACCGGGTTGGGATGCAGCCCGGTCGCCACCAAACCGGCGATGTGGGCCATATCCACCATGAACAAAGCGCCAACTTCGTCGGCAATCTCCCGGAAGATCTTGAAATCGATTACTCTCGGATAGGCACTGGCCCCGGCCACAATGAGCTTGGGACGATGCTTTTTGGCTTGCTCCCGCACCATATCGTAATTGATGGTTTGCGTTTTTTCGTCTACCCCGTAAGCGACAAAGTTATAATAGAGACCGGAAATATTCACGGGGCTGCCATGGGTTAGGTGACCGCCATGGGCTAAGTTCATCCCCAGCACTGTATCGCCGGGCTTCAGCACTGCCAAGTAAACGCCGGTGTTGGCGTTGGCACCGGAATGGGGCTGCACGTTGGCATGGTCGGCACCAAACAGCTGCTTGGCTCTTTCCCTGGCCAGGTCTTCCGCGATATCGACAAACTCACAGCCGCCGTAATACCGCTTACCGGGATAACCTTCGGCATATTTGTTCGTCAACACGGAACCTTGAGCTTCCATCACGGCTGGAGAAACAAAGTTTTCCGACGCAATCAGCTCGATCTTGTCATTTTGCCTTTTCCTTTCCTGTTCCAGAACCTTGGCGATTTCCGGATCCACTTGCATCAGGTGTTTCACTTTTGTAGCCTCCTTGTCAATAAAGTCCTTATTCATTTATTTTAGTATTCACCGTAATTTAATTTAGATCACTATCATTAAATGGTATTCAACAAAAAAGTTAGTTTTCCTGTTAGAATTTTATCATTTGTTTATTTTTTTCCCTTTACGGCGATGCCAGATGATTTCCGCCAAGATGCTGACCGCTATTTCGGCCGGAGTTTCGCCTCCGATATCCAATCCGATGGGCGTCTTCACTTTGTTCAGGTCCTCCCGTGCATAGCCTTCCTCTTCCAGCTGATCGAACAGTAACCTGGTCCGGCGGCGGCTGCCAATCAAACCTATATAAGCCGCCGGGGAAGTGATCACTTGGCGCAAGCACTCGGCATCATAGCGGTGCCCCCTGGTGACAATGACTACATAAGTGGAGCCGGTAATAGGATACTCCCTTAAAGCCTGGGCAAAACTGCTGCAGATCACCTGGGCCCGGGGGAAAAGCCTGGTGTTGGCAAAGTCCGGCCGGTCATCCACCACGGCAATTTCAAAATCCAAGTAAGCTGCCATGGCCGCCAGGGCCTGAGCAATATACCCTCCTCCCAGAATTAAGAGAGTATGCGGCGGGACAATAGGCTGGATAAAGAGCCGGTTACCGTTAGGCGCCTCTACCAATTGCGGTTCATCCAGCAGCCAGTCAGGCTGCAACCGGTCCAGTACCGGTGTCCCCCCCAGGTACGAGCCGGCAGCATCGTACACGGCTCTTTTCCCTAACAAACCCGGATCTCCTTGTACCACCAGACATGAATAGACTGTCTCATTTTTCTCCTGGCAAGCTGCCATTAAACGAAACGGTTCCGGGTCCGGCACCGGTTCAATCACCACATCCATCATGCCGCCGCAAACCATGCCTTCATCGGCGGCAATATCTGCAGTCATATCCACCTGATGGATCTTCATACGGCCCTGGTCCATAGCCATCAAGGCTGCCTTCTTGACCTCCGCTTCCCCACACCCGCCGCCAATGGTCCCCACGGTTCTGCCGTCGGCAAAAACCAAGAAGGAGACTCCTTTTTGCCGCGGGGTTGAGCCCTTAGTACCGATGATGGTGGCTAACGCGACTTTTTCCCCCGTCGTCATGCTTGTTAATACCTGGAGAATTTCCTTGTCCATAGTATCCTCCTTACCTTTTGCTGGCAAGATGCCCCAGAATCCCTTCCAGGACTCCACCGCCGATAGCCAAAGCTTTTTCCGAAACCGTAAAACAGTATTCCACTCTTCCCCTGGGGTCCACATCTCCTACTTTCATGCCCCGGTGCACCGCTAAACCGCTGCGCAGGATACCCCGCAGCACACCGCTGATCCCGGCACGCACCGGTTCGCCGCCGGCTAAGGCCACCACTTCACCCTCATGCACCAGATCACCGATTTCCCGCACCGCTTCAAAGACCCCGTCCCCAGTTGCTCTTAGCACGCGCTCCGCGCCATAACCTGCAATGGATCCCGGCACCCCGGTATTCGGGAGAGCGCTGCCTTGGCGGATGACCCGGCCTAAATAATGGCCCCGCATGGTCTCAATGACCAGGTCCACGTCTTCCCCGGCGGTAAAGCCAGGCCCACAGCCGATCACCAGGGGAGCTTGTCCCCTGAAAGTACCCAGGTTTTTCTTGGCCAAAGTGGCATCTACAATCACTTCCGGCGCCAATTCCCGGCAGCAACCGGCTTGCGGGTCCACCAGCACGGGGATCAAGCCGTCCTCCAATAGTTTTTTCGCCTCCAGACTGTCCCCGGCGAGGCAGGCCTTAACTCCTTCGACCTCCGTTGTTCCTTCGTAAACCGCCTCGGCGAAAGCTACTTTACGGCGGATGACCGTCGGTTGGGGGATCTCGGTCATCACCACCTTAAAGCCGCTCCGCCATAATCTTAAACCGATGCCGCTGGCAATATCTCCTGCACCTTTAATCAAGACCAACATCTGCCACATCCTCCTCTTCCGGTCGAAGCTTTTCGTACGCCTCCGGTTCATCTACATCAATTAGTATGCCTGGATCCTCCACCGGTAAATAGCACACTAGATGGGGGTTATCTCTGATCACCTGCCTGGCGCCCACATCAGCCGAAACATTCAACAACCGGGGGAAGAGTTCCTTCGCCATCAACACAGGATGACCGGATCTTCCCTGAAAAGTCGGCACAATAATGGAGGACCGCCGCTCATAAAAGACCCTGGTGATGTGCCGGACGGTTTCAGTCTTGATCAGGGGCATGTCTCCCAGGGCAAGTAAAACCGCTTCCGCCTCCTCCGGCAGTGCCTGTACGCCGGCTTTGAGGGAAGAGCTCATTCCCTGGCCGTAAGCTTTATTCTCCACCCAAATAACATCTAAACCGGCCAGTTGGGCCATAATTCGTTCCTTGGCGTGCCCAACCACTACCAAGACAGGTCCGGCTCCGGCCTGCCGGTAGATACTTATCGTTTGGCCTAACAGCACATTCCTGCCCCAGGGCAGGAGTTGCTTCAGCCTCCCCATTCGTTCACCTCGTCCGGCCGCCAGGATGAGGGTGGCTATCATACGATCACCTCATTGACGGGCGGTTCCTGGCTGACATTGGCCAGCAGCACCTTTTTGATGCCCCTTGCCCTGAGCTGCCGGGCAAAGCGCCTGGCGTTTTCCCCATTAGCGCCGTTCACCCCGTTGATGATGACGACCATCTCCGCTCCCTCCGGCAGGGATTTGGGATAACTGTCAGGATGCAATAGGGCCTTTGCCGCCACTTCCGCTGTTAACGGGCTGCCTAAACTGACCCCGGCGAATTCCGCCACCAGCTGGGCCCGGTGGATGTATTCCGGCAGCACCGGCAACCCGAAAGCCCAAGCACCCACAATCACAATCACTAGTTCCGTAGAAGAGGGTACCACCGGCTCATGGGATGCGGGCACTTTAAAAGGCTTTTTCGCCGATCCGTCCGCCTCCACCAGCACATGCTTGTGGGGAAATCGCCGGTGTACCAGATCTATCTCTTGGGGGCGAACCCCCTTCAACTTCCCCGCATCAATTTCCGCCCCCAAGAGCAGCAAATCGCAGTTGGGTAACCCTGGTTTCTCTAACCACTCCCCTTCCGGCAAATTGCGGAGCAACAGCCGGTGGGCAAAGGACAAACCTTCACTGGCGGCCAACCTGGTGGTGGTGGTGACAATGACCTCCCGGTGCACGGCATTGAATTCCCCGGCCAGGCGTTTAATGGTGGAAGTCTTACCCCCGCCACCTACCACACTGATAACTTTCGCCTCCCTGCCTTCTATGGCATCAAGCAAGAAACCTTTTTGCTGCCCTGCATGAATCACTGCCAATCCACTCCTTTGCATGGGTGCCGGCCGGTTAAGAAAAATCTCCGAGATTGAGCTCCTTTTCCAATTGACGGGCACAAGGGGTATTAGCCAGGCCGCCTCGGGCCGTTTCTTTTAAACTCACGGGTAGGGATAAGCCCACTTCCCGCATGGCAGAGATAGCATCATCAATGGGAATGACGCTTTTAATACCGGCCAGCGCCATATCAACGGCAATCAAAGCATTGGCAGTACCCATGGCATTTCTTTTAATACAAGGCACTTCCACCAAACCGGCCACCGGATCACAAACCAAACCTAACACATTTTTCAAAGCAATGGCGCCGGCATGGCCGGCTTGTTCCGGATCACCGCCGGCCAGTTCCACACCGGCGACAGCGGCCATACAGGAAGCCGTGCCTACTTCCGCCTGGCACCCGCCGGCTGCACCGGAAATAAAGGCTTTCGCCCCGACCACCGTACCAACCCCGGCGGCGGTGAACAAGGCAGCCACAATGTCTTCCCGGCTTTTGCCCAGCTGTTTCCCAATGGTATACAATACAGCCGGCAAGACCCCGCAGGACCCGGCGGTGGGAGCCGCCACAATCTTGCCCATAGCAGCGTTGACTTCGGCTACGGCGATGGCCCTGGCCACGGCGTCCATCACCGGTATCCCGGAGACATATTTTGATTTGTCCTTCACATGAAACAGTTTATAAGCATCTCCACCCGTCAGCCCGCTCTTGGAACGAACCTGTTCATGCAGGCCCCGTTCCATGGCCGCCACCATGACCGACCAATGGGAATCCATCTGTTGGCAAATATCATCCCGGCTTCGACCCGTCTCCTCCATTTCCGCTTCTATGACAATGGTGGAAATCTTTGCTCCCCTGCTTTTGGCTTGTTCGATGATTTCTTTAACTGAAGCTAGATGCACCCCAGCACCTCCTTAATCTTTCACGGGTTTCAGGATAAAGGCCTGTTCAATCTCTTCTAAATTGCGGATGGCCGTTACCACATCGGGAGGAATGGGCATATCGGTCTCGACCACCATGAGGGTTTGCCCACCTTTCCCCTCCCGGGAAACCTTCATCTGGGCGATATTAATCTTATTGTCCGCCAGCAATTGGGATACTTTAGCGATCATGCCCAACTGGTCCTTGTAGATGGCACATACTGTGTAATACTCACCGGTCAGCTTCACTTTAAAATTATTAATCTGAGTGACCAGGATGTTGCCCCCGCCAACGGAGGAACCGATTATGGTCCGCTCCCGCCCGGTCTTATCCTTTACCACTATTTTAACTGAATTGGGATGAGCTATCCCCAAATCCGTGGTACCGATGGAAATTTTCACTCCTCTTTGGGCGGCGATTTCCATCGCGTGCACAATATGCTCATCATCGGTTTTCATCCCCAAGATGCCGGCCACTAGGGCTAAATCGGTCCCGTGCCCTCTACCGGTCTGGGCAAAGGAACCATGCAAGTAGATCTCTGCCTCTACCGGCGGTGCATTTAAAACGGCCACCGCCATCCGGCCCAGCCGCACCGCGCCTGCAGTGTGGGAGCTGGATGGACCGATCATCACGGGTCCCACAATGTCAAATACGCCTAGCAATTTCTTCACCTTCCTCCAATATACAGACAACACGAAGCGGCGAATCCAATATCCATTGAACCGCCGCCTCTTCAAGAACATCAACAACTATTTACGCATTTCTTCAATTTTCTTGTTGTATTCGAAGATCTTGTTGTATTCTTCATCCCAGAAAGCTTGGTCCCGCATGGAATCGATGTATTCCTTGCTGTAACCAAAGGGCAGCCAATCCATTTCTTTTTGCTTGAAGAGTTGTTCCTTGGCCTTCTTCGACCGGAAATCGTAGATATGCTGCTCGCCCATGCCCAGGAAGATATCCTTAAACCAGCGCTCCAAGACGAATTCCTCCGTCTCCAGGTAGCGACGCTCCAGGTCTTCCAGCACAGAATTGTAACGGTCGAAACTGTCGGTGGCGATGGTGACCACGTTGTCATCGGGACCGAGGCGCAGGTATTTAGCCATCTTAATGGCTCCCAAAATGTTGCACAGCCCTGACACACCGAACAGCTCCCTCATGCTTTCCGCCACGTCGCGATCCACGCCAAATTTCACCAGGGTATCCGGGCTGTCATGGATGATCTTCAATCCCTTGACGCAATCATCGTCATGGATTAAAGCCACAAAGTCAGTGTTGAGGACGTTATGGATCAGGGTGCACATCTTGTCCCCAATCCCTTCAATCCGGTGCTGGCCGCGGCCGCCAAAGGCCAAAGTAGCACATTCATAGGGCTCCAGGGCCACTACTTTACACTCGGGGAAAGCTTTCTTGATTTCGTCCCCGGCACCGATGGTTCCGGCCGAACCGGGAGCCGACACGAAGCAAGCAATCCGCCCGTTGCCGACGCCCTGCACCGCTTCGATGGCGGAATTACCTGTTACATAACGGTGGAAACGATAGTTGGGCATCAATTCAAATTGAGCCAGGGCTCTGTTTTTCGGGTCCTTGGCCAATTCATGGGTTCTCTGCAAGGTCAGGATCACATCGGATTCCGTACCCGGTGTCAAATCTAGTTCCGCACCGTATCTCTTGATCCGCTCATATCTTTCTTTACTCATGTTATCCGGCATGATCACAACGGCTTTATAACCCATTAAGTTACAGATATAAGCGGTACCGATGCCGAAGTTGCCTGTGGAAGGACCTAAAATGGTATGTTCGCCCGGAATAATGGTACCGTCAACACAGCCCTCGATCAAGGTGGCATAGGCGGGACCTACTTTGTGGGAACCGGAAGGAAAATCCCTACCCAGTAGCACCACGATGTTGGCCTCAACACCGGTCATTTCCTTAGGCAAAACTATTTTTCTTACCTGATTGTTTTCATCTTTCCAAGTAATATTGAACAGGTTAATCGGATCAAACTCATCTTCCTTTAAGGCCTTCAAGGCTTTCTGCCTGACACTCGGATCAATCTTTTCCGGGTGCAGCATCTCCTCATAAGTTGGACCAAATGGAATTTTTTTGCTACTCATGCTTATACCCCTTTTCATATATAATTTTTGAGCATATTGACACTGCTTCAACTACCGGTGAAGCTGAGCAGACTCCTTAGAAGCGAGGCGGTGTAATGGCTGAAATAAAGATCAGGTCTTCCTCGCCGACACTGACTATTTTGTGCGGAATGGCCGCAAAATAATAAATGCTGTCGCCTTCCTCCAAGACATAAACTTCATCGCCGATGCTTATTTCCATTTTTCCCTGTAACA from Clostridia bacterium carries:
- a CDS encoding serine hydroxymethyltransferase; the encoded protein is MNKDFIDKEATKVKHLMQVDPEIAKVLEQERKRQNDKIELIASENFVSPAVMEAQGSVLTNKYAEGYPGKRYYGGCEFVDIAEDLARERAKQLFGADHANVQPHSGANANTGVYLAVLKPGDTVLGMNLAHGGHLTHGSPVNISGLYYNFVAYGVDEKTQTINYDMVREQAKKHRPKLIVAGASAYPRVIDFKIFREIADEVGALFMVDMAHIAGLVATGLHPNPVPYADFVTSTTHKTLRGPRGGLILCKEEHAKAIDKAIFPGLQGGPLMHVIAAKAVAFKEALSPEFKTYMEQVVKNAKALAENLMNKGLNLVSGGTDNHLMLVDVRSRRVTGKEAEHRLDDIGITVNKNAIPFDPESPFVTSGIRIGTPACTTRGFKEKEMAEIAAIIDVTLSEAYEQEKANLRAKVADICARFPLYADLA
- a CDS encoding XdhC family protein — protein: MDKEILQVLTSMTTGEKVALATIIGTKGSTPRQKGVSFLVFADGRTVGTIGGGCGEAEVKKAALMAMDQGRMKIHQVDMTADIAADEGMVCGGMMDVVIEPVPDPEPFRLMAACQEKNETVYSCLVVQGDPGLLGKRAVYDAAGSYLGGTPVLDRLQPDWLLDEPQLVEAPNGNRLFIQPIVPPHTLLILGGGYIAQALAAMAAYLDFEIAVVDDRPDFANTRLFPRAQVICSSFAQALREYPITGSTYVVIVTRGHRYDAECLRQVITSPAAYIGLIGSRRRTRLLFDQLEEEGYAREDLNKVKTPIGLDIGGETPAEIAVSILAEIIWHRRKGKKINK
- a CDS encoding EF2563 family selenium-dependent molybdenum hydroxylase system protein, with amino-acid sequence MLVLIKGAGDIASGIGLRLWRSGFKVVMTEIPQPTVIRRKVAFAEAVYEGTTEVEGVKACLAGDSLEAKKLLEDGLIPVLVDPQAGCCRELAPEVIVDATLAKKNLGTFRGQAPLVIGCGPGFTAGEDVDLVIETMRGHYLGRVIRQGSALPNTGVPGSIAGYGAERVLRATGDGVFEAVREIGDLVHEGEVVALAGGEPVRAGISGVLRGILRSGLAVHRGMKVGDVDPRGRVEYCFTVSEKALAIGGGVLEGILGHLASKR
- a CDS encoding nucleotidyltransferase family protein, producing MIATLILAAGRGERMGRLKQLLPWGRNVLLGQTISIYRQAGAGPVLVVVGHAKERIMAQLAGLDVIWVENKAYGQGMSSSLKAGVQALPEEAEAVLLALGDMPLIKTETVRHITRVFYERRSSIIVPTFQGRSGHPVLMAKELFPRLLNVSADVGARQVIRDNPHLVCYLPVEDPGILIDVDEPEAYEKLRPEEEDVADVGLD
- the yqeC gene encoding putative selenium-dependent hydroxylase accessory protein YqeC, which codes for MAVIHAGQQKGFLLDAIEGREAKVISVVGGGGKTSTIKRLAGEFNAVHREVIVTTTTRLAASEGLSFAHRLLLRNLPEGEWLEKPGLPNCDLLLLGAEIDAGKLKGVRPQEIDLVHRRFPHKHVLVEADGSAKKPFKVPASHEPVVPSSTELVIVIVGAWAFGLPVLPEYIHRAQLVAEFAGVSLGSPLTAEVAAKALLHPDSYPKSLPEGAEMVVIINGVNGANGENARRFARQLRARGIKKVLLANVSQEPPVNEVIV
- the sdaAA gene encoding L-serine ammonia-lyase, iron-sulfur-dependent, subunit alpha, which encodes MHLASVKEIIEQAKSRGAKISTIVIEAEMEETGRSRDDICQQMDSHWSVMVAAMERGLHEQVRSKSGLTGGDAYKLFHVKDKSKYVSGIPVMDAVARAIAVAEVNAAMGKIVAAPTAGSCGVLPAVLYTIGKQLGKSREDIVAALFTAAGVGTVVGAKAFISGAAGGCQAEVGTASCMAAVAGVELAGGDPEQAGHAGAIALKNVLGLVCDPVAGLVEVPCIKRNAMGTANALIAVDMALAGIKSVIPIDDAISAMREVGLSLPVSLKETARGGLANTPCARQLEKELNLGDFS
- the sdaAB gene encoding L-serine ammonia-lyase, iron-sulfur-dependent, subunit beta — encoded protein: MFLKRRRFNGYWIRRFVLSVYWRKVKKLLGVFDIVGPVMIGPSSSHTAGAVRLGRMAVAVLNAPPVEAEIYLHGSFAQTGRGHGTDLALVAGILGMKTDDEHIVHAMEIAAQRGVKISIGTTDLGIAHPNSVKIVVKDKTGRERTIIGSSVGGGNILVTQINNFKVKLTGEYYTVCAIYKDQLGMIAKVSQLLADNKINIAQMKVSREGKGGQTLMVVETDMPIPPDVVTAIRNLEEIEQAFILKPVKD
- a CDS encoding pyridoxal-phosphate dependent enzyme; its protein translation is MSSKKIPFGPTYEEMLHPEKIDPSVRQKALKALKEDEFDPINLFNITWKDENNQVRKIVLPKEMTGVEANIVVLLGRDFPSGSHKVGPAYATLIEGCVDGTIIPGEHTILGPSTGNFGIGTAYICNLMGYKAVVIMPDNMSKERYERIKRYGAELDLTPGTESDVILTLQRTHELAKDPKNRALAQFELMPNYRFHRYVTGNSAIEAVQGVGNGRIACFVSAPGSAGTIGAGDEIKKAFPECKVVALEPYECATLAFGGRGQHRIEGIGDKMCTLIHNVLNTDFVALIHDDDCVKGLKIIHDSPDTLVKFGVDRDVAESMRELFGVSGLCNILGAIKMAKYLRLGPDDNVVTIATDSFDRYNSVLEDLERRYLETEEFVLERWFKDIFLGMGEQHIYDFRSKKAKEQLFKQKEMDWLPFGYSKEYIDSMRDQAFWDEEYNKIFEYNKKIEEMRK